The following nucleotide sequence is from Strix uralensis isolate ZFMK-TIS-50842 chromosome 15, bStrUra1, whole genome shotgun sequence.
CCACAGACACCCCTCACCCTGCTCCCTGGGCCACCCTGACCCATGGGGACCTCACAGACACccctcaccctgctcccctgGGCCATGGGGACCCCATACACACCCCTCACCCTGCTCCCTGGGCCGCCCTGACCCATGGGGACCCCACAGACACccctcaccctgctcccctgGGCCATGGGGACCCCACAGACACccctcaccctgctcccctgGGCCATGGGGACCCCATACGCACCCCTCACCCTGCTCCCTGGGCCACCCTGACCCACAGGGACCCCACAGACACCCATCATCCTGCTCCCCTGGGCCATGGGGACCCCACAGACACCCCTCACCCTGCTCCCTGGGCAACCCTGACCCATGGGGACCCCACAGACACCCCTTACGTAGCTCTCTGGGACCATCCTGACCCACGGGGACCCCAGAGACACCCATCACTGTACACGCCATTCCCCCCTGCCAGGCCCTAATTACCCCACTTTGTAAACAGGAagggcagcagccctgccccacaCACCCTGCCACCGTGCCCCAGGTTCAGCCCCCCTGGCCATGCTCCCCAGGGACCCacagcagcccccccagggaaAGGGGAatgggggagtgtgtgtgtgtgtgtccccaacaGCACCCCAAATTGGCACCATGAGCTGGGCCGTGATGCCTGGGGAAACCCTGGTTTTGAGAGGGGCACAGCTGTCGCCAAGCAGCCCCTGCCTCCCCGGACGATGCCACATGTCCACCCGCAAGGGACAGCAGTGGATCAGTACCCCAAATCAGCTCGTGGGGGGTACCAGGGTCCCCCATCCCAATTTGGGACCGGGGAGGAGATGTCCTGCACCGcccccagggatggggaaaaCCAGGGGACCCGCTGCCCATCGGTGTCACCAGAGCCCGAACGGAGGTGGCTGCAGACCTGAGGgttgcagggtgctggggacccaAATTGGTCCCAGAGGGAACACGCTGCAGGAGGTGTTGCACCCACAGACTGTCCCCCCTGCCCACCActgctcagttttggggccacaAACCTGCACCCCCCAGGAACAGCCCTTTCCCCCTGGCACCCCAGTGTGGCTCCTCTTGGCTCTTTTCGGGGCAAAGGGGGTCTCGGGTGGGTGTGGCTCCCTGGCAGCCCCCGGGGCCGCATCCTGCACCGTTGCTGTGGCCCTTCCTGGCTCAGCAACCTCCCCACGTGGCACTGGCTGCTCCTCCACCGCATCTCAAGAATCCTCTGCTACCGGCTGGGCCGGATCCTGCCCCCGTGACGGagatttccccctccccaccctgccctgggGCACCGGCACAGCACGGCCACGGGCACCCCAGCATCGCCACCTGCCTGACCCCGGGTTTTGGGTGATGTGGGGAGAGGCATATGCCCTACCACCCCCCAAACCAGCCTCACACCCCCAAAATGGAGCGTCCCCCCCCCCGACCCAGACACCCTGCCACATCACCCGGGCCGGGAAGGGGAAGcgagagcagcagagcaggcactCAGTGCCAGCCTGAGCAGGCAGCACCCACACCAGGGCCTGGTGggagtgctggggggggacacaggggtgctGGGGAGCGGGGTGCTGTGCAGGGAGCAGAATGGGGGCTGAGGGGGTTGGGGTGGGTGCTGTGCAAGGGAGGGGTGCAATGGGTGCTGTCCAGGAGGGTCAGGGTGCTGTGcagggggggtcagggtgctgaGGACAGGCACGGGTTGGGGGTGCAACGGGTGCGGAccggaggcagcagcagcagcgcagaCGGGCCGGGACCAGGTCcagggggggctgcaggacaCGAGGGGTGCGGGATTCGGGGGGCACAGGGTGCTAGGGGGTGCGGGAGCGGCCCCTTTAAACGCCCCCGTCCCGCCCGCGCTGTCCGAAAGAGGAagcggcgcccgccccgccccgtttGGCGCCGGTACCGAGGAGCTTGGGGCTGGGGTGCAGGGTCccggggggtgctgggtgcaggatctgggggtgctgggtgaAAAACACACAGGTGCACGGCGTCGGGGTGCAGGGTGCAAGGGCTGGGGGTGCCAAGACATGGGTGCAGAGGCTGGGGGGTGCAAGACATAGGGGTGCAAAGCAcatgggtgcaggggctgggggtgctgggccTATGGGTGCAGCTCTGGGGGTACAAGACACATGGGtgcagggtttgggggtgccAACGGGGTCCCCTGACACCATCCAGGCAcccccctgcagagccagcaaTGGAGAAAGACCCCAGCTGCTACCAGGACGCAGCCAAGACAGTGGCGGGCGATGGGCCAGGGGCCGAGGGGACAGATACACAGGTGAGGCtgaggggggggacacccacgGGGGGCTGTGCCCTCGGTGGCCATCCCCAGGGCTCTGACAGCCAGGGTGCCCCGCAGCTGGATGATTTTGTGGGTGCTCACCCCGACTAcaacgaggaggaggaggagcagaaataTTTCCGCCGCAAACGCCTCGGCGTGGTCAAGAACGTGGTGGCCGCCAGCCTGGCCGGCACGCTCACCTACGGTGTCTACCTGGGTATGGCCCTGCccctccctggggacacccccacccccccaccccccgctgcATTGTGGGGGGCTCAGGGAGGGGGGTGACAGCCCCTggacccccccccgccgccaggCCTTCTACAGATGCAGCTGATCCTGCACTACGACGAGACTTACCGGGAGGTGAAGTACAGCAACATACAACTGGAGGACATCGACCACAAGGTGCTGATGGGCATCAACATCACCCCCATCGCGGCGCTGCTCTACACGCCCGTCCTCATCAGGTACAGCGCCGCCCACACTCCCCGCCAGCACGCCGGCATGGTCACccactcttcctcttcctcaccccgGCAGATTTTTCGGCACCAAGTGGGCCATGTTCCTGGCGGTGGGCATCTACGCCCTCTTCGTCTCCAGCAACTACTGGGAGCGCTACTACACGCTGGTGCCCTCCGCCGTAGCCATCGGGGTGGCCATCGTGCCCCTCTGGGCTTCCATGGGCAACTACATCACGCGGTAGGCAGTGggggggggcagttgggggggaTCTGGGGGGCACCAGCTGAGCCGCCATGCCATGCAGGATGGCCCAGAAGTACTACGAGCACGTCAACTACAAGGAGGAACACGTGCAGGAGCAGCAGCGGGCGCCGCGGGGTGCCTGCAACACCTACGTCGTCGTCTTCCAGACCGTCTTCTACGCCTGCTTCCATGTGAGCACTGGCGGGGAGCACGGCACgggtcggggtgggggggccacgccgggcagcccggggggctgagcatccccctcTATACGTCTTCCAGTTGAGTTTCGTCTGCGCTCAGATGCCGATGCTCTTCTTCCTCAACAACTACCTCTACCAGCTCAACCACACGCTCTTTGGGGTCAAGCACTGCGGTGAGCACATGGGATGGCACAGTGGACGGTGCGGGGAGCTTGCCGGTTGGGGCTGAGCCACGGCGTGTTTCCCCTCCTTGCCCCGGCAGGGACCTTGAGCCACGGCACGCTGCCTGGCTTCAACAAGACAGTGCTGCAGAGCCTGCCCCGCAGCGTCAACCTCATCATCGTGGAGAGCGCCTTGATGGCAGCTGCCTTCCTTGCCATGCTGGTGGTGAGtgccggggcaggcagggcagggggcgggctgggaggctgTTGGTGCCTCACCCACGGCTGCGCTGCAGGTCCTGGTGCTCTGCGGCTCAGCATATCGGCCCACGGAGGAGATCGACCTGCGCAGCATCGGCTGGGGGAACATTTTCCAGCTGCCTTTCAAGCACATGCGGGATTATCGCCTGCGCCACCTCTTCCCCTTGTTCATCTACAGCGGCTTCGAGGTGCTCTTTGTCTGCACTGGCTTCTCCCTGGTAGGGCCCGGGGACAGGGCGGGGGGTGACAGAGCGGGGACAGAGCGACGCTGAGCCTGTCCTCGCTGCAGAACTACGGTGTGTGTGCCCTGGGGCTGGAGAAGCTGGCATACCTCCTCATGGCCTACGGCTTCTCCGCCTcggcctgctccagcctggccctCTGCATGCTGCGCCTGCGGCGGCAGATCCCGCTGCTGGCCGGAGCCCTCCTCCACGCCGCCCTCCTGGTCACTCTTTTCTGCTGGGCACCCGAGCCCCGGAATCTGGTCCAGGCACCTCTACTCTACGCCATCATCGTGCTCTGGGGCACAGGGAGCGCCCTCAACAAGACCAGCATTAGCAGTGAGTACCGCGAAGGTCCCTGACGCAGCCTCTCTTGTCCCCTGGCACAGCCAGGTTGGCCCCCAGCTCCCCGACGCATCTTCTCACGTCCCCTTGCACTGCAACTTGGTGCCCCCCAAGCTCCTTGGACCTGCTGACAAGGAGCAGGACAGACCCCCCACGGCTGCGTCCTGCTAACAGTGCCCCAAGAGGGGACATAAGCACGGGAGGGGAGATGCTGACAGCCGGTCTCCTCCGGCACAGTCCTCCTGGGCATGCTGTACGAGGACAAGGAGCGCCAGGACTTCATCTTCACCATCTACCACTGGTGGCAGGCCCTGGCGATCTTCACCGTCTACCTGTGGTCGGGGCTGCCCATGAAGGTAAGCGGGTGGGTGGCCGTCCCCGCTGTGTCCCCCCAACCGGTTCTGTCACCTCTGGGGCCTGCCAGGCTTAGAGTGGGGGTTGCAGTGCCACGCTAATCCCCTGTTTTGCCCTCCTGCAGGCCAAGCTCTCCATCATGCTGCTGACACTGGCAGTGGCAGTGGGGACCTACCTCTGGATGGAGCACAAGCTGGCGCAGCATGTGGCGTACCGCCTGCCCCGCATCCCCCGCCCACGCCACAAGATGCGCGGTTACCGCTACTTGGAGGAGGACGACTCGGATGAGACAGGCTCAGAGGGCGATGGCAGCAAAGACGACAGTGATGACCACCCAGCGGAGGCCACCAGCGGGGATGAGCAGCCAAAAGATGATGACGACCAGCTGGGTTAGAGACATCTTGTCCTGCCCCTCTGCCATGGTGCCCCCCCACTACTTTCTGAATCTGAGGAAGGGGTCCACAGCACCTCCCTGGGGCTGCCCAAACCCCCTGGAACAGGCCCAGACTTCCATAGGCCCCACTCAGGCTAGGCCTACAGCCCCCCCAGCCAGATCTGCAGAGCCTCAGACCAAGCCTGCAGTCCCTAGGCAGGCCTGCAGACCCCCTAGCCAAGCCTGCAGCCCCTCAGGCCAGGCCCACAGAGCTCCTAGCCAGCCCCCTAAAGCCTCCAGCCAGGCCCACAGACCCTCAGACCAAGCCTGCAGCCCCTCAGAACCCCCAGCCAagcctgcagagcccccagccaaGCCCATAGAGCCTCAGACCAAGCCTGCAGACCTCCTAGCCAAGCCCACGGAATCTCTAGCCAAGCCTGCAGAACCCCCAGTCAAGCCCACAGACCCTCAGAACACCCAGCCAagcctgcagagcccccagctACATCCGCAGACCCTCAGACCAAGCCTACAGACCCCTAGGCAGGCCCACAGGGCCCCGCCACCCCCTGAGTTACCACATGCAAACAGCGCCCGCCTCCCCTTTGCTCTCCTCGGACTCAATAAAAGCTCTCTTGCCCCCCACCTGCTGCGCTCACAGCCGCCTTACTCTGTCTTCGCGTCGTCACGGCCTCACCGCCCTACATGAGGGGGAAGAGGCATCAGTGCCGCCCCTGGGCGggaactacagctcccggcgtgcacCGCGCGatgcacgccgggagctgtagttccCGCCCAGGGAACATGGCCGCCCCGCCTCCCTCCGCGGACTCCCACACCCACAATCCCCCGCGCCCTAAAGGGTGGGGGGGCGAGCGGTCACGTGTGTCGCCGGCGGCGCATGCGCGCTGCGGGCTGTTGTTGTGGCGGCGCGGCCCGCGGCTCACCCGGCCGGTAGCGATGAGCGACAACGATGACATCGAGGTGGAGAGTGACGTGAGTCGGTCCCCGCCACCGGGACAACACCTTCCACCCCCCCTTTTTGCTGCCCGCAACTCCGGGGAAAGGGTAGCGGGGGGGTAACATTtggtttctctctctccttccccccccccccattacgGCCCCGTTTCCCGGTGCTccccccccaccgccaccctcctcttcctcctcctcttcttcctcctccccgctGGCCTGGTCCCCTCAGGAGGAGCAGCCGAGGTTTCAGTCCGCGGTATGTCGCTGCCGCCCCCGGTACCGGGAGCACGTGGGGgcgagaggggcgggggggggggggggggggtgcagtgCGCCTgcgctggggggggcgggggggcacacgacacacacacacacacctgtggGGCCctgtcttttggggggggggggggtttgggggcgtCGTGTGGGGGCTGGAGCTCTTGAGGGGCAGAtgtgtgtttggggagggggcaCCTGTGGGGCTGCAGCTCTTGTAGGGGGGAAATCTGTGGGGTTGGGGGTCTTTAGGGGGGAATCTGTGGGGTTGGgagtcttggggggggggggaaatatgTGGGGCTGGGGCTCTTCTGGAGGGGGGGATGACCTGTGGGGCTTGTGTCCCTCGCAGCAGGGAAATCTGTGGGACTGGGTGTCAGAAGAGGGACATACCTGTGGGGCTCTGTATCTTAAGATGGGTGGGAAGTGGGGGGAacctgtggggctggggcttttgggggggacacacagtTATGGGGTTTGTGTCTCTTGAGGGGGGGAAAacctgtggggctggggctctTGGCGGGGAGGGGCATAGTCATAGGTTTGGGGGGACTTGTGGGGCTGGGgctcttgggggggggaaggtggggtTGTGGGTTTGGGGTGTAACATATGAGGCTTGTGTCTCCTGAGGGGCATGTGTTTGGGGGGGgatctgtggggctggggctctTTAGGGGAGGGggagtgtggggctggggctTTTGGGGGGGAAGTGAGGGTGTTTCTCTTGAGGGGTGGGGTGTTATGTGTGGGGCTGTGTCCTTTTGGGGGGAGGAGATGTGGGGGTTGTGTCTTTCGGGGGCATCTGCGGAACTCTTGGCGGGGGGCTGTCTCGGGGCAGGGAGACAGATCTTGGGGGTGTATGTGGTGGGTATGACACGTGGggttgtgttttggggggggcaCTTGGGGTTGTGTCTCTTGGCAGAGGGTAGATAATGGGCCTGGGTCTTGGGAGGTGGGGGGAGATATTTCGGGGGGTGTAGGACAGAGGGCTGCGAGGTGCTGCAGCCCCTCGGGGCGCTgctgtgctccccccacccctggcaGGATTTGGGGCGCCCTGGCAGCAGGAAGCTCCCTGTGGGCTCCGACGGGCTGGGGGAAACCGAAAGCAACGGGAGCCGCCGCCTTCCCACGCCCTGGCGCTGCCGCCCCGGCTCCGGGCACCTCAGCCGGAGCTGCCAGCGCGGGGTTTCGGGGTGAAGGTCGGCAGCCGGGCTACTCCTGCCCGAGCAAAGCGGGGGTGGCTACCGCCACGCTAACGAGGCTTTTCCCGTTGGTTTCTGGGACTCAGGGggctgccctgcagcacccacagtTGTGGTTTTCCCCCCCCACTACCCCACTGCCGTGGTGCCACCCGCTCAGgctcccctttcccttcccctcgcAGGCCGACAAACGGGCTCATCACAACGCGCTGGAGCGCAAGCGCAGGGACCACATCAAGGACAGCTTCCACAGCCTGCGGGACTCCGTCCCCTCCCTCCAAGGAGAGAAGGTGAGTTTATGGAGCGTGGTGGGAGCCCGGCCACGCGCCCACCCGACCGGACAGGGATCTCCACCTCAGCGAGGGCAGTTCTGCAGTGCCTTGCCCGCAGGGCCTGCCGAGCGGCATTCCTGGGGGCAGGTTGTGCCTGGAGCCAGCCTCCGGCACCGCcgggattttttggggggaaggtggagggggtAAATCCACCTCGTGCAGCCGGATCTTCCGTGCTTGGCCGCGGGGCAGCTCTGCCCGCCAGGGATAGCGGCGCTTTGCTTGGCGGCCGGCAGCAGCCTCGGTGGCTTCTTGTTTTGGCTGGGAACAGCTCAGCCATTTCGGCGGGGTCTAGAAATGACCCTTCCTGGTGCCAGCGAggctctgccctgccacaggGGTCCTCAGTTGGGTCCCCGGTTCCCCGGTTGGGTCCCCGGCGGGGACAAGACCTGCGCTTCGGTTTGCCTGGCAATGCAAAGCGACGGCAAAATCCTTTCTGCTGCGCGGCGGGTGGGACAGGGCGGACAAAACGCCATCGGTAACCCCCAGGCAAGGTCTTTATCTCGCCTCTGTCTTTTCCCACTATTGCAACAGGCATCCCGGGCCCAAATCCTGGACAAAGCCACAGAGTACATCCAGTACATGCGCCGGAAAAACCACACACACCAGCAGGACATTGATGACCTCAAGCGGCAGAACGCTCTCCTGGAGCAGCAAGGTGAGTgaggggggtcccaggggagcaggggatgggggtgacACCCAGGACAGAGCCCCCGGGGGTGACACGGTGGCCCTGCCTTGCAGTGCGGGCGCTGGAGAAGGCCCGGTCGAGTGCCCAGCTGCAGGCCAACTACCCCTCGACGGACAACAGCCTCTACACCAACCCCAAAGGCAGCACCATCTCCGCTTTTGATGGCGGCTCCGACTCCAGCTCCGATTCGGAGCCCGACGAGCCGCAGAGCAGGAAGAAACTGCGCATGGAGGCCAGTTaggccccccccgcggcccccctgcccgcccgccggcTGCGTAAGgactcttctctctcttctctcgTAGAGGCTCTCGGACTGCAGCTTCCCAAGCCCTCCCCGGCCCTTTCCCCGCTCAAACCGCAACAGccccggggaggtggtggtgggggggggtgtttgctGGCCAGGCAGGGCCTCGCAGCACCCGCCCGACAGActtggggggctgcgggggggccgcGAGGAGATGTCCCCTGTTGCCCTCCTACACCTAGCGTgcccctctgccctctccctTCTGATTTTATATGAGCATTTCTATTTATACCCGGGGACCACAGCAGTCCTGAGCTGAAGGGTGAGGCTGTGCAGGAGCCAGGCAGCGCCCCCCCAAAAAGGCCAGGCCCCGCAGGGAACTGtgcctgccccccaccccccctccccagcaagcGTTGGGGGGTCTCGCTATTTATTTTTTGCGTCTGCAATTCCACCTGCCCCCAGCACCTGcgagagctggggcagggggggcagcacCTTGCACCCCTTTTCACGGCACAGAGCCGGGagggggccaggctggggggtCTGCGTGTGTGTCctgccccctcctccttccctccctcgcCCCCACACACCTCCCctggcccttccccacctccGTGGCATTTTCTGAACTCTAGTGTCCCGTCCCAGCCCCGTAGGTGACCCTGtccccccctctgcccctccccgTTTTGATGCCATTCATTCCATGGATCTAAGGTATGTTGTACATACTGCCCAGAGTTGTCTTGCAAGTTAAGGCTTCCCTTTACTATAAgactataaataataaaaaaaaaaaaaaattattttatcctttcCCCGTAGTAGCCGCATGTtcttggggtgggagggaaggtgGCACCAGGGCAGCCTCCGGGTGGGGGCTGGGAACAGCCTGAGCTCGGTGTCACCTCctgcccccatgtcccccaaaGCCACCATCAGTGACCTGCCCTCCCCGCGCACAGGAGACGGCAGGTGACGGTTCTGTTTTATTAATGCCAAAAAGCTCTGCCacgtcccgtgtcccccccttcCCCGTCTCGGCCAGCTCGGCTCTTGCCGGGAGGGCAACGGGGTGCCCGGACCTGGTGGCCACGGAGCGGGCCGGTTTTTGGTATTGCTAGCACCCTGAGGACCTCGCTCTCTGCCCCGTCCGCGCCGCGGGgggctccccgccggccccgggcagggctgtTCCGCACagtgggggggggcagcggggccccTAATTGGCAGCAGCCGCTGTCCCTAAGCTGGGCACAGGCTGCTGCAAGAAATGCATCACCGCGCTCACCACTTTTTCCGGGGCAATGTTGTAGACAGGGTGCGTGGCCTGCTGcgagagaggaagaaaaaaacaaaaataataaaaaagaggttaacgccttttttttggtgttgggGAGGCCGTGTGGCTCAGCCCACCCTGCCCTGGCGATACCCGGCACCTACCAGGCGGTTTTCGGGGACACCCAGGACCGTCTCATGGTGGAGATCGCCGCTGCCGAAGTGCTGGGCGATGGCCAGCCCACTCAGGCAGTAACACGTGTGGTAGAAATCCCGGGATCTGAGGTGGGGGGGAGATATTAGGGTGCTGAGTGGGGGGTTTTGGGGTACCAGGCAGTTTTCCCCCCACACTCCCTGCTCCACTCACTTGCCCGGCTTGTCGAGCAGCCCCCCGGCTGGGCACTGGCAGCACAGGAGGATGTATTCCTGCAGCGCTGACTGGTCGAACATCCAGCGTGTCATGCTGAGCGCCGCGTCGCCTAGAGGGGGAAAACCGCTGAAATGCCTGAGGGGGGGGGGTCCCAAAAAGGTACCCCCCGCCTGCAACTCAGTGCCTTCCCTGCGCACCCCCCCCGGAAGCCTTGCTGCCAAGAAGCCTGCAGGGAAGCACAGTTCAGCAGCCCACACACACAACACCAAGGAGATTTGGACGCCTGAGTTACTCCGCGCTTTGTCCCCGCGCTAAAACACCTTCAGAGACGCT
It contains:
- the UNC93B1 gene encoding protein unc-93 homolog B1, whose protein sequence is MFLAVGIYALFVSSNYWERYYTLVPSAVAIGVAIVPLWASMGNYITRMAQKYYEHVNYKEEHVQEQQRAPRGACNTYVVVFQTVFYACFHLSFVCAQMPMLFFLNNYLYQLNHTLFGVKHCGTLSHGTLPGFNKTVLQSLPRSVNLIIVESALMAAAFLAMLVVLVLCGSAYRPTEEIDLRSIGWGNIFQLPFKHMRDYRLRHLFPLFIYSGFEVLFVCTGFSLNYGVCALGLEKLAYLLMAYGFSASACSSLALCMLRLRRQIPLLAGALLHAALLVTLFCWAPEPRNLVQAPLLYAIIVLWGTGSALNKTSISILLGMLYEDKERQDFIFTIYHWWQALAIFTVYLWSGLPMKAKLSIMLLTLAVAVGTYLWMEHKLAQHVAYRLPRIPRPRHKMRGYRYLEEDDSDETGSEGDGSKDDSDDHPAEATSGDEQPKDDDDQLG
- the MAX gene encoding protein max isoform X2 → MSDNDDIEVESDEEQPRFQSAADKRAHHNALERKRRDHIKDSFHSLRDSVPSLQGEKASRAQILDKATEYIQYMRRKNHTHQQDIDDLKRQNALLEQQVRALEKARSSAQLQANYPSTDNSLYTNPKGSTISAFDGGSDSSSDSEPDEPQSRKKLRMEAS
- the MAX gene encoding protein max isoform X1, which produces MSDNDDIEVESDEEQPRFQSAADKRAHHNALERKRRDHIKDSFHSLRDSVPSLQGEKQQASRAQILDKATEYIQYMRRKNHTHQQDIDDLKRQNALLEQQVRALEKARSSAQLQANYPSTDNSLYTNPKGSTISAFDGGSDSSSDSEPDEPQSRKKLRMEAS
- the MAX gene encoding protein max isoform X4, whose product is MSDNDDIEVESDADKRAHHNALERKRRDHIKDSFHSLRDSVPSLQGEKASRAQILDKATEYIQYMRRKNHTHQQDIDDLKRQNALLEQQVRALEKARSSAQLQANYPSTDNSLYTNPKGSTISAFDGGSDSSSDSEPDEPQSRKKLRMEAS
- the MAX gene encoding protein max isoform X3, with the translated sequence MSDNDDIEVESDADKRAHHNALERKRRDHIKDSFHSLRDSVPSLQGEKQQASRAQILDKATEYIQYMRRKNHTHQQDIDDLKRQNALLEQQVRALEKARSSAQLQANYPSTDNSLYTNPKGSTISAFDGGSDSSSDSEPDEPQSRKKLRMEAS